One window from the genome of Ciconia boyciana chromosome 8, ASM3463844v1, whole genome shotgun sequence encodes:
- the PWWP2B gene encoding PWWP domain-containing protein 2B isoform X1: MAEAAAEAGAPSPRVGAWLPVLVEQMVNDTLVVTLSCGERRFTGVLLDCTKKSGLFCLPSSFPKHEDPPADACANGVADGGDAVQGETEPQPAGEKPPKGNGDEQVPPLLPPPPPGSLPPYPPYFEGAPFPRPLWLRHTYNQWVPQPPPRTIKRTRRRLSRNRDPGRLIMSTIRLRPRQVLCEKCKNTLNPEDANAARQNAKTRRKLSIQDKEQKKHSDSDYPEKRNKREKREDDKFSGELVHRTPVIKISYSTPQGKGEVVKIPSRVHGSVKPFCPERILQNGGEDQEETRDSERYRETKCLMDKSAGSQLASIPKLKLTRPVHSSADVPPPKIRLKPHRINDGQSVSIYKAELIDEINVLQNSRESNPGAFYNDESTDRSLAEMSSGSSGEDEDFKRFPQGKDGHDNLAFLMNYRKRKADSSSLSVCSNDSLDESKSSSSEVTSPEMCDFLPGDDASVSSSSKDERKIVPPLTVRLHTQSVSKCVTEDGRTVAVGDIVWGKIHGFPWWPARVLDINLSQKENGEPSWREAKVSWFGSPTTSFLSVSKLSPFSEFFKLRFNRKKKGMYRKAITEAAKAVEHLTPEIRDLLTQFET; encoded by the coding sequence ATCCGGATTGTTCTGTCTCCCGTCCTCCTTCCCCAAGCACGAGGACCCTCCTGCTGACGCTTGCGCTAACGGAGTTGCTGACGGAGGAGATGCTGTGCAGGGTGAGACGGAGCCACAGCCCGCTGGTGAAAAGCCTCCCAAAGGAAACGGTGATGAGCAAGTAccccccctcctgcctcccccgcCGCCTGGCAGCCTTCCTCCTTACCCCCCCTACTTCGAGGGAGCTCCCTTTCCTCGTCCGCTATGGCTACGGCACACGTACAACCAGTGGGTTCCTCAGCCACCGCCACGGACTATAAAGAGGACGAGGAGGCGCTTGTCGCGGAATAGAGACCCGGGAAGGCTCATCATGAGCACTATCAGGCTGCGGCCAAGGCAGGTGCTCTGTGAGAAGTGTAAAAACACTCTGAACCCTGAGGATGCGAACGCAGCTAGGCAGAACGCTAAAACCAGGAGGAAGCTGAGCATTCAggacaaagagcagaaaaagcacagTGACTCCGACTACccagagaaaaggaacaaaagagaaaagagagaggatgACAAGTTTTCTGGGGAACTAGTACATCGAACACCAGTTATAAAAATATCCTACAGTACTCCACAAGGGAAAGGCGAAGTTGTAAAAATCCCTTCCCGGGTTCATGGTTCAGTCAAACCGTTTTGTCCAGAGCGAATATTGCAGAACGGAGGCGAGGACCAAGAGGAGACCAGAGACTCTGAACGGTATCGAGAAACCAAATGTTTAATGGACAAGTCAGCAGGCAGCCAGCTTGCTTCCATTCCAAAACTGAAGCTTACGCGGCCCGTGCATTCCAGTGCGGATGTCCCACCCCCAAAGATACGGCTGAAGCCCCATCGCATAAATGATGGTCAGAGTGTTTCAATTTATAAGGCAGAACTTATTGATGAAATAAATGTCCTTCAGAACAGCAGGGAGTCCAATCCCGGCGCATTTTACAATGATGAATCCACAGACAGAAGTTTAGCTGAGATGTCTTCAGGGAGTTCAGGTGAAGATGAGGACTTTAAAAGATTTCCCCAAGGTAAAGATGGACATGATAACTTGGCTTTCCTTATGAATTATcgtaaaagaaaagcagattctTCTAGCTTATCAGTGTGTAGTAACGACAGTCTAGACGAATCCAAGTCTTCTAGTTCAGAAGTAACATCACCAGAAATGTGTGACTTTTTGCCTGGTGATGATGCATCCGTCTCCTCATCTTCAAAAGATGAGCGTAAAATTGTGCCGCCACTAACAGTTAGACTGCATACCCAAAGTGTGTCTAAATGTGTCACAGAAGATGGAAGAACTGTTGCAGTGGGGGATATTGTTTGGGGTAAAATTCATGGTTTTCCATGGTGGCCAGCACGTGTTCTTGACATAAACCTTAGCCAGAAGGAAAACGGGGAACCTTCGTGGCGAGAAGCTAAAGTATCATGGTTTGGTTCTCCAACGACTTCATTCTTATCTGTTTCAAaactctctcctttctctgaatttttcaaaCTGAGATTTAATCGCAAGAAGAAAGGGATGTATCGGAAAGCTATCACAGAAGCTGCAAAGGCAGTAGAGCATCTGACTCCAGAAATAAGAGATCTCTTAACACAGTTTGAGACATAA